A section of the Streptomyces sp. SCL15-4 genome encodes:
- a CDS encoding DUF2201 family putative metallopeptidase has protein sequence MEKLLAARLHAVRVRPYLADALFALRIVADRSVPTMAVDAHWRCYVSPGFVARTPVEELAGVWVHEVSHLLRDHHGRGERYAREHEEYGPGERLRRNIAADFEINDDIYGDGLPLPAGAALPSLLRLPDGLLMEEYLRSASTSSLAADLAWLDCGSGADGQERPWEPGPDGAHGLTRQQRDAVRFRVAEGIKGKPGDAPEGWRRWADEAFHPPQPWRQLLGAAVRSAAGAPGAGEDHSYRRPSRRSASVPKVVLPSLRRTPPRVCVVIDTSGSVSDTELGSALLEVAAISRAVGGRRDLVSVISCDAAAGIAVPLCRAENIELVGGGGTDLRSGFARALRSRPRPDVIVALTDGQTPWPSAQPPCRTVVGLFPRPARDVHEEDPDYAPDTPPPWARVVTIG, from the coding sequence ATGGAGAAATTGCTGGCCGCGAGGCTGCACGCGGTGAGGGTCCGTCCCTATCTGGCCGACGCGCTCTTCGCGCTGCGCATCGTGGCGGACCGGTCGGTTCCGACGATGGCGGTGGACGCGCACTGGCGCTGCTACGTCTCGCCCGGCTTCGTGGCGCGCACCCCGGTGGAGGAGCTGGCGGGCGTCTGGGTGCACGAGGTCTCCCATCTGCTCCGCGACCACCACGGGCGGGGCGAGCGGTATGCGCGGGAGCACGAGGAGTACGGGCCGGGCGAGCGGCTGCGGCGGAACATCGCCGCCGACTTCGAGATCAACGACGACATCTACGGCGACGGCCTGCCCCTGCCCGCCGGAGCGGCGCTGCCGTCGCTGCTGCGGCTGCCCGACGGGCTGCTGATGGAGGAGTACCTGCGTTCGGCGTCGACGTCCTCTCTCGCCGCGGACCTGGCCTGGCTGGACTGCGGCAGCGGTGCCGACGGCCAGGAGCGGCCGTGGGAGCCGGGGCCCGACGGGGCCCACGGGCTGACCAGGCAGCAGCGCGACGCGGTCCGCTTCCGGGTGGCGGAAGGGATCAAGGGCAAGCCGGGCGACGCGCCCGAGGGCTGGCGCCGGTGGGCGGACGAGGCGTTCCATCCGCCGCAGCCGTGGCGGCAGTTGCTCGGGGCGGCGGTCCGCTCGGCAGCGGGTGCGCCGGGAGCGGGTGAGGACCACAGCTACCGGCGTCCGTCCCGGCGCTCGGCGTCCGTCCCCAAAGTGGTGCTGCCGAGCCTGCGCCGTACGCCGCCCCGGGTCTGCGTCGTGATCGACACCTCCGGGTCGGTGAGCGACACCGAGCTGGGCAGCGCGCTGCTGGAGGTGGCGGCGATCTCGCGGGCGGTGGGCGGTCGGCGCGACCTGGTGTCGGTGATCTCCTGCGACGCGGCGGCCGGGATCGCCGTACCGCTCTGCCGTGCCGAGAACATCGAACTGGTCGGCGGCGGAGGCACCGACCTGCGCTCCGGCTTCGCCCGGGCGCTCCGCTCCCGGCCGCGCCCGGACGTGATCGTCGCCCTGACGGACGGCCAGACACCGTGGCCCTCCGCACAGCCGCCCTGCCGTACCGTCGTCGGTCTCTTCCCCCGTCCCGCCCGCGACGTGCACGAGGAGGACCCGGACTACGCCCCGGACACCCCGCCGCCCTGGGCCCGGGTCGTCACCATCGGCTGA
- a CDS encoding alpha/beta fold hydrolase — protein sequence MPYATTPDGTRIAYQVQGSGSPLVLLAGQANNHRWWDGVRGDFHPARTTITLDYRGTGDSDAPRLPYSTSVFARDVVRVLDELGIDRADVYGTSMGGRVAQQLAVQHAGRVRALVLGCTSPGGRHGIERTDDVRRSLAHPDPAEARHALLQLMYTPAWLADNPGPFHTLGDPAMTPHARRGHLFASDRHDAWDALPRVQAPTLVLHGSDDRLNPTANASLLAARIPGARSHVIPGARHAYFEEFRTTASPLVLDFLDTGTVKDRGFSMGTVGASSPPVRVRQ from the coding sequence GTGCCGTACGCCACGACGCCGGACGGAACACGCATCGCCTACCAGGTCCAAGGCTCCGGATCCCCCTTGGTGCTGCTCGCGGGACAGGCCAACAACCACCGCTGGTGGGACGGGGTCCGCGGCGACTTCCACCCCGCCCGCACCACCATCACGCTGGACTACCGTGGCACGGGCGACAGCGACGCACCGCGGCTTCCGTACAGCACGTCGGTTTTCGCCCGTGACGTCGTCCGCGTCCTCGACGAACTCGGCATCGACCGAGCCGACGTCTACGGTACGTCGATGGGCGGCCGGGTCGCCCAGCAACTGGCCGTCCAGCACGCCGGGCGGGTCCGCGCCCTCGTCCTGGGCTGTACCTCACCCGGTGGCCGCCACGGCATCGAGCGCACCGACGACGTACGCCGTTCACTGGCCCACCCGGACCCTGCCGAGGCCCGGCACGCGTTGCTCCAGCTGATGTACACACCGGCCTGGCTCGCGGACAATCCGGGTCCCTTCCACACGCTCGGCGACCCCGCCATGACTCCGCACGCCCGGCGCGGCCATCTCTTCGCCAGCGACCGGCACGATGCCTGGGACGCGCTTCCCCGTGTGCAGGCCCCCACCCTGGTCCTGCACGGCAGTGACGATCGCCTCAACCCGACCGCGAACGCCTCCTTGCTCGCGGCACGCATCCCCGGTGCGCGGTCGCACGTGATTCCCGGTGCCCGGCACGCCTACTTCGAGGAGTTCCGCACCACGGCGTCCCCGCTGGTCCTCGACTTCCTCGATACGGGTACGGTCAAAGACCGAGGGTTCTCCATGGGTACGGTCGGCGCGAGCTCGCCGCCGGTACGCGTCCGGCAGTAG
- a CDS encoding MoxR family ATPase, giving the protein MSLSTLLSEPAPAAADASETGAQLALADNLLTLLRTTTTEPRPDEQLDALTLAVAADLPVLLWGEPGIGKTAALTQLAASLDLPLTTVIASVHEPSDFSGLPVVGDDPAVQGVPMAPPQWAVELVRAGRGLLFLDELSTATPAVQAALLRVVLERRVGALQLPPGVRIVAAANPRASAADGWELSPPLANRFVHLHWVHDRDVVVRGLGGVWPRAQLPRLAPERLPEAVAFARRAVCGFLRVRPTLIHRLPSTETRRGGAWPSPRSWQAALTLLAFGTAASASREVLALLVRGAVGDGPGLELLAHLDRMDLPDPETLLAEPASAELPERGDLRQAALEAVVAAVGARPERQRWEAAWSVLVRAMETGTPDLLVAPARTLAALRRDDWQVPEAVERLAGVVGLVRRADRSVGRATAAETGRATGVRR; this is encoded by the coding sequence ATGTCCCTCAGCACCCTTCTGTCCGAGCCCGCCCCCGCTGCCGCCGACGCCTCGGAAACCGGCGCCCAGCTGGCCCTCGCCGACAACCTCCTCACCCTCCTGCGGACCACCACCACCGAGCCGCGCCCCGACGAACAGCTCGACGCGCTCACCCTGGCCGTCGCGGCCGACCTGCCCGTGCTGCTCTGGGGCGAGCCGGGCATCGGCAAGACCGCTGCCCTGACCCAGCTCGCCGCCTCCCTCGACCTGCCGCTGACGACCGTGATCGCCAGCGTCCACGAGCCGTCCGACTTCTCCGGGCTGCCCGTCGTGGGCGACGACCCGGCGGTGCAAGGGGTGCCGATGGCACCGCCGCAGTGGGCCGTGGAACTGGTGCGGGCCGGGCGGGGGTTGCTCTTCCTGGACGAGTTGTCCACCGCCACTCCGGCCGTCCAGGCCGCCCTGCTCCGGGTGGTCCTGGAACGGAGGGTCGGAGCGCTGCAACTGCCGCCCGGCGTGCGGATCGTGGCTGCCGCCAACCCACGGGCGTCGGCGGCGGACGGATGGGAACTGAGCCCGCCGCTGGCCAACCGGTTCGTCCACCTGCACTGGGTGCACGACCGGGACGTGGTGGTGCGCGGGCTGGGCGGGGTCTGGCCTCGTGCGCAGCTGCCCCGGCTGGCGCCCGAGCGGCTGCCGGAGGCGGTGGCCTTCGCCCGGCGCGCGGTCTGCGGCTTCCTGCGGGTCCGGCCGACGCTGATCCACCGGCTGCCGAGCACCGAGACGCGGCGCGGCGGTGCCTGGCCCTCGCCCCGCAGCTGGCAGGCCGCGCTGACCCTGCTGGCCTTCGGGACGGCGGCCTCCGCCTCCCGCGAGGTGCTGGCGCTGCTGGTGCGGGGCGCGGTGGGAGACGGCCCCGGGCTGGAACTCCTCGCCCACCTGGACCGTATGGACCTGCCGGACCCGGAGACGCTGCTCGCCGAACCGGCCTCCGCCGAACTCCCCGAGCGGGGCGATCTGCGCCAGGCGGCGCTGGAGGCGGTGGTCGCCGCCGTCGGGGCACGCCCGGAGCGGCAGCGGTGGGAGGCGGCCTGGTCGGTGCTCGTCCGGGCCATGGAGACCGGCACTCCGGACCTGCTGGTCGCCCCGGCCAGGACGCTGGCCGCGCTGCGGCGTGACGACTGGCAGGTGCCGGAGGCGGTGGAGCGGCTGGCCGGAGTGGTCGGTCTCGTCCGGCGCGCGGACCGGTCGGTGGGCAGGGCCACGGCGGCCGAGACCGGGCGTGCGACGGGTGTACGCCGATGA
- a CDS encoding TetR/AcrR family transcriptional regulator yields MTGRRRWSTEEILDTAAELLRTSDAESFSVRKLAAALGTDSSSLYRHFRNKTELLRAVADRVLLAAMEGYRPAGDWKQRVTALAMRLREAFGEQLQLAAVWGRYGSGGTGSRLVMEELLQALRASGLPDEEVPVRYHRIVILLASLITSEAGAGAIAPEEYEQGMEQFRVAVLGADPERFPALAHFARDVRPLGADRRAAFEEILAAQLAHIEARIP; encoded by the coding sequence ATGACTGGCCGAAGGCGATGGTCGACCGAGGAGATCCTGGACACGGCGGCGGAACTGCTGCGCACGAGCGACGCCGAGTCGTTCAGCGTGCGCAAGCTCGCCGCAGCGCTCGGGACCGACTCCTCCAGCCTCTACCGGCACTTCCGCAACAAGACCGAACTGCTGCGCGCGGTCGCCGACCGGGTCCTGCTGGCCGCCATGGAGGGCTACCGGCCGGCGGGCGACTGGAAGCAGCGTGTCACCGCCCTGGCCATGCGCCTGCGCGAGGCCTTCGGCGAGCAGCTCCAACTCGCCGCGGTATGGGGACGCTACGGGTCCGGCGGCACCGGATCCCGGTTGGTCATGGAGGAATTGCTGCAGGCCCTGCGCGCGTCCGGCCTGCCCGACGAGGAGGTCCCGGTCCGGTATCACCGCATCGTGATCCTCCTCGCGTCGCTGATCACGTCCGAGGCCGGTGCCGGCGCCATCGCTCCGGAGGAGTACGAACAGGGCATGGAGCAGTTCCGCGTCGCGGTGCTCGGCGCCGACCCCGAACGCTTCCCCGCCCTGGCCCACTTCGCCCGCGACGTCCGCCCGCTCGGAGCGGACCGCCGCGCCGCGTTCGAAGAGATCCTCGCCGCCCAACTCGCCCACATCGAGGCCCGGATCCCCTGA
- a CDS encoding serine protease codes for MFSFEPSRRRTVRTAAVGALAAAACVTVLAGSAEAIVNGSDSTESYPFMAVIPASAPDQGLRDGNCGASLIDPQWVLTAAHCVRVEGLKPAGIVRVGSDHRKSGGTVRKIDRTFVHPGYVNGDDKAANKNDIALIRLDRPVAQRPIKIAEQAGPPGTPTRLLGFGTTVDNEFEFPDRLRELSTRRGAESECAPGYADRTRLCTITTVPKAMACFGDSGGPQVHKGRDGRWELIGVTSGPGAPKVPCSEGPGLYTSAPAYAGWIRKTMKAHSAPSAAAEGSGLTETGNSDDTAAITGAAAVLVAAGGGTALAVRRRKARRTA; via the coding sequence GTGTTCAGCTTCGAGCCGTCGCGCCGCCGTACCGTCCGCACCGCCGCAGTCGGCGCTCTCGCCGCCGCGGCCTGCGTCACCGTTCTGGCCGGCAGTGCCGAGGCCATCGTCAACGGGTCGGACTCCACCGAGAGTTACCCGTTCATGGCGGTCATCCCGGCCTCGGCCCCGGACCAGGGTCTACGTGACGGGAACTGCGGGGCATCGCTGATCGATCCGCAGTGGGTGCTGACGGCGGCCCACTGCGTGCGGGTCGAGGGCCTCAAGCCGGCCGGCATCGTGCGGGTCGGCAGTGACCACCGCAAGTCCGGCGGCACCGTACGGAAGATCGACCGCACCTTCGTCCACCCCGGCTATGTGAACGGCGACGACAAGGCCGCCAACAAGAACGACATCGCACTGATACGCCTGGACCGTCCGGTCGCCCAGCGGCCCATCAAGATCGCCGAGCAGGCGGGGCCGCCTGGCACACCGACCCGGCTCCTGGGCTTCGGCACCACCGTCGACAACGAGTTCGAGTTCCCGGACCGGTTGCGGGAACTGAGCACCCGCAGGGGCGCCGAGTCCGAGTGCGCGCCCGGCTACGCGGACCGGACCCGGCTGTGCACGATCACCACCGTGCCCAAGGCCATGGCGTGCTTCGGGGACTCCGGCGGACCGCAGGTCCACAAGGGCCGGGACGGCCGCTGGGAGCTGATCGGCGTCACCTCGGGTCCCGGCGCTCCGAAGGTTCCGTGCTCCGAGGGCCCCGGCCTCTACACCAGCGCGCCCGCCTACGCGGGCTGGATCCGCAAGACCATGAAGGCACACAGCGCTCCGTCGGCGGCGGCCGAGGGCTCCGGCCTGACCGAGACCGGCAACAGCGACGACACCGCGGCGATCACCGGCGCGGCCGCCGTGCTGGTCGCCGCCGGTGGCGGCACCGCCCTCGCAGTACGCCGCCGCAAGGCCCGTCGCACCGCCTGA
- a CDS encoding ATP-binding protein, with amino-acid sequence MVQAEEGEGRDSLASAEVSAAFGSSEEIAGARELARSFLEDVQAVHGLPVSDRVMGMVQLVVSELVTNALRHAPGPCLLTLGIGDGAVDVTVWDSDPVMPVARAADPGRVGQHGLEIVMAVCRSFEVHREPVGKRIKAVVMLADDPDGEAAGHQVG; translated from the coding sequence ATGGTGCAGGCGGAAGAGGGCGAGGGCCGGGACTCTCTGGCGTCGGCAGAGGTGTCCGCGGCGTTCGGAAGCAGCGAGGAGATCGCCGGGGCGCGCGAGTTGGCCCGGTCCTTCCTCGAGGACGTACAGGCGGTGCACGGGCTTCCGGTGTCGGACCGTGTGATGGGCATGGTCCAGCTGGTGGTCAGCGAGTTGGTGACCAACGCCCTCAGACACGCTCCGGGCCCCTGTCTGCTGACGCTGGGGATCGGCGACGGCGCCGTGGACGTGACGGTGTGGGACAGCGATCCGGTGATGCCGGTCGCCCGAGCCGCCGATCCGGGACGGGTGGGGCAGCACGGACTGGAGATCGTCATGGCCGTCTGCCGGAGCTTCGAGGTGCATCGCGAGCCGGTGGGCAAACGGATCAAGGCGGTCGTCATGCTGGCCGACGACCCAGACGGGGAGGCGGCCGGCCACCAGGTCGGCTGA